One stretch of Marinobacterium iners DNA includes these proteins:
- the creB gene encoding two-component system response regulator CreB, with the protein MAVLIVEDEPSIADTIRYALETERMVNIWVTTGQQALDALSEGNIELVLLDIGLPDMSGFDVCRVIRQASSVPVVFLTSRHEEIDQVLGLELGADDYITKPFSPRVLTARIRARLRQPQEAANISSAGFSHDADGARITLNGILLDLSRYEYRLLLLLMSNPGRIYSREQLMQQEWEEPERSFDRTVDTHIKTLRRKIRDISANCDPLKTRRGLGYSFEEDA; encoded by the coding sequence ATGGCGGTACTGATTGTTGAGGATGAACCCTCTATTGCTGACACCATACGCTATGCTCTGGAAACCGAACGGATGGTTAATATCTGGGTCACCACCGGGCAGCAGGCTCTGGATGCACTCAGCGAGGGTAATATAGAGCTGGTTCTGCTGGATATTGGTCTTCCCGATATGAGCGGATTTGATGTCTGCCGGGTCATCAGGCAGGCATCCTCTGTGCCGGTGGTGTTTCTGACCTCCCGCCATGAAGAGATCGACCAGGTGTTGGGCCTTGAGCTGGGCGCTGATGATTACATCACCAAACCCTTCAGCCCCCGGGTACTCACGGCCCGTATCCGTGCTCGCCTGCGTCAGCCTCAGGAAGCTGCGAATATCAGCTCTGCCGGCTTCAGTCACGATGCAGATGGCGCCAGAATCACGCTGAATGGTATCTTGCTGGATCTGAGCCGCTATGAATACCGCCTGCTACTGTTACTGATGAGCAATCCCGGAAGAATCTATTCCCGTGAACAGTTGATGCAACAGGAGTGGGAAGAGCCTGAACGCAGCTTCGACCGCACTGTCGATACACACATCAAAACCCTCAGGCGCAAAATCCGCGACATCAGCGCAAACTGCGACCCGCTCAAAACCCGCCGTGGCCTTGGCTACAGCTTTGAGGAGGATGCATGA